A window of the Gasterosteus aculeatus chromosome 21, fGasAcu3.hap1.1, whole genome shotgun sequence genome harbors these coding sequences:
- the mtmr6 gene encoding phosphatidylinositol-3,5-bisphosphate 3-phosphatase MTMR6, whose product MEHIRTPKVEQVRLLDRFSNKSTNGTLYLTATHLIFVESGSNNSTSTAQEIWILHHHIASVEKLSLTTTGCPLVIQCRNFRVVHFVVQRERDCHDIYSSLLRLLRPVSYEELYAFSYNPKQSDQQRDEGWQLIDLGAEFERMGVPCDQWQLTNVNRDYKVCETYPRDLYVPITASKPIIVGSSKFRSKGRFPVLTYFYQEKKAAVCRCSQPLSGFSARCLEDESMLQAISKANHNSQFVYVMDTRPKLNALANRAAGKGYENEDNYSNIRFQFVGIENIHVMRTSLQKLLEVIGSRSVSMSDHLVGLESSGWLRHIKAVIDAAIFLSKAVTVEGASVLVHCSDGWDRTSQVCSLGALLMDPYYRTIKGFMVLIEKDWISFGHKFADRCDQLDGDPKEVSPIFTQFLECVWQLTEQFPQAFEFSDWFLLQIHEHVHSCQYGNFLGNNQRQREDLRLRERTHSLWAYLMSEKQMYSNPFYSAAYSESHPVLEPSTLPYHFKFWRNMYHQFDRSMHPRQSVLKTVLTLRENSREAESTLQALQDRLHQLGATPVVTSDPAPPTRDQRSNTLPPRPDSLILGAAINDKEVQRQANERQQQLQEEEEEEEEVGEEAVESTDTERTVEGSSGTESRKQSYGELEGTYNSELAKEEPAVVSLEFGVARMTC is encoded by the exons ATGGAGCACATCCGGACGCCAaag gTGGAGCAGGTGCGACTGTTGGACCGCTTCAGCAACAAATCCACAAATGGCACTCTGTACCTGACGGCGACGCATCTCATCTTTGTGGAGAGCGGCTCCAACAACTCGACGTCTACCGCTCAGGAGATCTGG ATTTTGCATCACCACATAGCGTCCGTGGAGAAGCTGTCCCTGACCACCACCGGATGTCCTCTGGTCATCCAGTGTCGTAACTTCCGTGTGGTTCACTTTGtggtgcagagagaaagagactgTCACGACATCTACAGCTCGCTGCTGCGCCTCCTGCGGCCTG TGTCCTACGAGGAGCTCTACGCGTTCTCCTACAACCCGAAACAGAGCGACCAGCAGAGAGATGAAGGGTGGCAGCTCATCGACCTGGGGGCGGAGTTCGAGAGGATGGGCGTCCCCTGCGACCAATGGCAGCTCACCAACGTCAACAGAGACTACAAG GTGTGTGAGACATATCCACGGGACCTGTATGTTCCCATCACGGCCAGTAAGCCCATCATTGTGGGGAGTTCCAAGTTCAGAAGCAAAGGACGCTTTCCTGTACTCACATACTTCTACCAAGAAAAgaag GCGGCAGTGTGTCGATGCAGTCAGCCCCTCTCTGGGTTCAGTGCGCGATGCTTGGAGGACGAGAGCATGCTGCAGGCCATCAGCAAGGCCAATCACAACAGCCAATTCGTCTACGTCATGGATACCAGGCCAAAG TTGAATGCGCTAGCTAATCGAGCAGCAGGAAAAGGCTACGAGAACGAGGATAACTACTCCAACATCCGCTTTCAGTTTGTCGGCATTGAAAACATCCACGTCATGAGGACCAGCCTGCAGAAATTGCTAGAAG TGATCGGGAGTCGCTCGGTCTCCATGAGCGACCACCTGGTGGGGCTGGAGAGCAGCGGCTGGCTGCGGCACATCAAGGCTGTCATCGATGCCGCCATCTTTCTCAGCAAG gcGGTGACAGTGGAAGGAGCCAGTGTGTTGGTTCATTGTTCAGACGGATGGGACAGAACATCCCAGGTCTGCTCCCTGGGGGCGCTGCTCATGGACCCTTATTACCGCACTATCAAGGGCTTCATG GTACTGATCGAGAAAGACTGGATCTCCTTTGGCCACAAGTTTGCCGACAG GTGTGACCAGCTGGACGGGGATCCAAAGGAAGTGTCCCCTATCTTCACTCAGTTCCTGGAGTGTGTCTGGCAGCTGACCGAGCAGTTCCCTCAG GCATTTGAGTTTAGCGACTGGTTCCTGCTGCAGATCCACGAACACGTCCACTCCTGTCAATACGGAAACTTCCTGGGCAACAATCAGCGGCAGAGGGAGGACCTGCG gctCAGAGAGCGGACCCACTCTCTTTGGGCATATCTAATGAGTGAAAAACAGATGTACTCCAACCCGTTCTACAGCGCTGCGTACTCTGAAAGCCACCCTGTGCTGGAGCCCTCCACTCTGCCTTACCACTTCAA gtTCTGGAGGAACATGTACCACCAGTTTGACCGGTCTATGCACCCACGCCAGTCTGTCCTCAAGACCGTTCTGACTCTTAGAGAGAACAGCCGCGAGGCTGAGAGCACGCTGCAAGCGCTGCAGGAT CGGCTCCACCAGCTCGGTGCGACCCCcgtcgtgacctctgaccctgctCCGCCCACAAGGGATCAGCGCTCCAACACTCTCCCGCCACGTCCCGATTCCCTCATTCTCGGGGCGGCCATAAACGACAAGGAAGTGCAGCGGCAGGCGAACGAGCGCCAGCAGCAgttgcaggaggaagaggaggaggaggaggaagtgggcgAGGAGGCCGTAGAGAGCACCGACACCGAGCGGACAGTGGAGGGCAGCAGCGGCACCGAGAGCAGGAAGCAAAGCTACGGAGAGCTGGAAGGGACATACAATAGCGAGTTGGCAAAAGAGGAGCCAGCTGTTGTCAGCCTGGAGTTTGGAGTGGCACGCATGACCTGCTGA
- the amer2 gene encoding APC membrane recruitment protein 2, with protein MEVQTECAEPPVAPQCDPQPTGKINKAAFKLFGKRRTGSGMASFFSFRNKGATNGGSNGNPDNGNSVNGNGSAASAELVRSKTHDGLTSSNSDADGQRGEGLAILEAGPVRSLSKSLSFFSLLRRGSFRSGENGGAGLVRRGRGLKGFFSSMRWRRKEKTNEVDAEEAERKAEKDGEVGDPERAKDITLTLEPPPHHHQVDCGDAAASPDPETHSTSVTITPPLCVVAMPGQSCEPDSPIPYTPTDSPLRPPTQKAKASISSLTPSLATPPLDRCSNVDPPSEPSVDRLCSLLFTDVTSLKSFDSLTGCGDIIADAEEDGPGGNGGSGTSSSSSGGGGGNGGVCVGRAVGIAGATSRGSPTKPYLPPQPTQPMFSVPLTSLPSSLPARARAPPQPHPAGSGVVAYMGGGEEMASPEGVDDADMQGLWHMLPSTGDNSPALPRSHQTPSTTPTSTYPPRATTNAAGCHLLSAHRSADRRLPPVKALGLSKIPVVGAAGGRAAKPPIPHAHGRHAASPGEKEPLSDEGYWDTPTATPTATPDESGQQRNRKTALTRDSCSGDHLYDLYNDPEGAGEDVEQEGDEDLNSTPSPSSEYKLSPTSQTSPPSSSSSSSFLSLKGSTSLPRDSKIPVSSRQTSPPHSVSQSALASVLEAESPPPKTQAPPPVRTRIPVSKVPVRRCGNKPGSTTRGAAHKK; from the coding sequence ATGGAGGTGCAGACGGAGTGTGCGGAGCCTCCTGTGGCCCCCCAGTGTGACCCCCAGCCCACAGGGAAGATCAACAAAGCTGCCTTCAAACTCTTCGGGAAGCGGCGCACCGGGTCCGGGATGGccagcttcttctccttcaggaACAAAGGGGCTACCAACGGCGGGAGCAACGGGAACCCTGACAATGGGAATTCTGTGAATGGGAACGGCTCAGCGGCCTCGGCCGAGCTCGTCCGGAGCAAAACCCACGATGGACTAACGAGCTCTAATAGCGACGCTGATGGACAGCGAGGGGAAGGGCTCGCCATCCTGGAGGCCGGGCCGGTAAGATCCCTCAGCAAATCCCTGAGTTTCTTCTCTTTACTCCGGCGTGGGAGTTTCAGGTCGGGTGAAaatggaggggcggggcttgttaGAAGAGGGAGGGGCTTAAAGGGCTTTTTTAGCAGCATGCGATGGAGACgcaaggaaaaaacaaacgagGTAGATGCGGAAGAGGCGGAGCGGAAGGCGGAAAAGGATGGGGAGGTCGGCGACCCCGAAAGGGCAAAGGACATTACGCTCACCCTTGAACCGCCTCCGCACCATCACCAAGTGGATTGTGGGGATGCAGCTGCATCACCTGACCCAGAGACTCACAGTACTAGTGTTACCATAACACCACCTCTATGTGTTGTTGCCATGCCAGGGCAATCTTGTGAGCCGGACTCCCCCATTCCTTACACACCCACCGACTCCCCACtgcgcccccccacccaaaaagcCAAAGCCTCAATTTCCagcctcaccccctccctcgccaCACCCCCTTTGGATCGCTGCAGCAACGTTGACCCCCCATCGGAACCTTCGGTGGACCGCCTCTGCTCCCTCCTCTTCACTGACGTCACGTCCCTCAAGAGCTTCGATTCACTGACGGGTTGTGGCGACATTATTGCCGACGCAGAGGAGGACGGGCCAGGGGGCAACGGGGGCAGtggcaccagcagcagcagcagcgggggaggaggggggaatgGGGGAGTGTGCGTTGGTAGAGCTGTTGGTATCGCCGGTGCCACGTCTCGGGGCTCCCCGACCAAACCCTACCTACCTCCGCAGCCGACCCAGCCAATGTTCTCCGTCCCCCTGACCTCGCTGCCTTCTTCCCTCCCAGCCCGGGCCCGAGCACCGCCGCAGCCGCACCCGGCTGGCAGCGGCGTGGTGGCCTACATGGGCGGCGGGGAAGAAATGGCGAGTCCGGAGGGAGTGGACGACGCGGACATGCAGGGCCTCTGGCACATGCTTCCCTCCACGGGCGACAACTCCCCCGCTTTGCCTCGGTCGCACCAAACTCCCTCCACCACCCCGACTTCCACTTATCCCCCTCGGGCGACGACCAACGCGGCCGGCTGCCACCTGCTCTCCGCCCACAGGAGTGCCGACCGTAGGTTACCCccggtgaaggcactgggcctcAGTAAGATTCCCGTGGTTGGTGCAGCGGGGGGCCGGGCAGCTAAGCCCCCCATCCCTCACGCGCACGGCCGTCACGCCGCATCACCCGGAGAGAAAGAGCCGCTGAGCGACGAGGGTTACTGGGACACACCCACGGCAACGCCCACGGCAACACCCGACGAGAGCGGGCAGCAGCGCAACCGGAAGACGGCCCTGACACGCGACAGTTGCTCTGGAGACCACCTGTACGACCTCTACAACGACCCCGAGGGGGCGGGAGAGGAtgtggagcaggagggagatgaagatCTGAACAGCACTCCTTCTCCATCAAGTGAATACAAGCTGAGCCCCACCTCCCAAACatctcccccttcctcttcctcctcttcctccttcctgtcgTTGAAAGGCAGCACGAGCCTTCCCCGGGATTCCAAGATCCCAGTAAGCAGCAGACAGACCTCGCCTCCCCACTCTGTAAGCCAGTCGGCCCTGGCGTCCGTCCTAGAGGCTGAATCCCCTCCACCAAAGACCCAGGCGCCTCCCCCGGTTCGCACCAGGATCCCCGTATCCAAGGTGCCGGTCCGACGCTGCGGGAACAAACCTGGCAGCACAACCAGAGGAGCCGCCCACAAGAAGTAG
- the LOC120811611 gene encoding beta-1,4-galactosyltransferase 1, with the protein MLQKIFHGLALFAFLSVACFILFLFNNQENTFNLFSKSYRLQNRSDTLPQVLNASHIETPMPPTKITTLGRCPETPPDLVGPMLVEFASKRTLDQVKEQYGYALQQGGRYKPSDCIAQQKVAIIIAFRNRHEHLIYWLHYLHPILMRQQLDYTVYVINQDGEGVFNRAKLMNAGYVEAMKEYDYDCFVFSDIDLVPMDDRNLYRCFDNPRHLAVAMDKFNFNLPYNSYFGGVSALSKSQYLKINGFPNTYWGWGGEDDDIYGRIVFRGMSISRPDSVIGKYRMIKHNRDLHNEANPENPGKLRQTTQTMDKDGLNSLKYTVKEIKKDVLYTFINVDIEAPIK; encoded by the exons ATGTTGCAAAAAATCTTTCACGGATTGgccctttttgcttttttaagtGTGGCCTGTTTCATTCTGTTTCTATTCAACAACcaagaaaacacttttaatcttttttcAAAGTCTTATCGTCTTCAAAATCGCAGCGACACACTTCCCCAAGTCCTAAATGCTAGTCACATAGAGACACCGATGCCACCCACTAAAATCACGACTTTGGGACGCTGTCCCGAAACCCCCCCGGATCTTGTGGGTCCAATGCTTGTGGAGTTTGCTTCTAAACGGACTCTGGATCAGGTGAAAGAGCAATATGGTTATGCTCTTCAACAAGGGGGCCGGTACAAGCCGTCGGACTGTATCGCACAACAGAAG GTGGCGATCATCATCGCGTTCCGCAATCGGCACGAGCACCTCATTTATTGGCTGCATTACCTCCATCCGATACTGATGCGACAGCAGTTGGACTACACGGTGTACGTCATCAACCAGGATGGAGAGGGCGTGTTCAACCGGGCTAAACTGATGAACGCAGGCTACGTGGAAGCAATGAAGGAGTACGATTACGACTGCTTTGTCTTCTCTGACATAGATTTGGTCCCTATGGACGACCGTAACCTCTACAGGTGCTTTGACAACCCTCGACACTTGGCTGTGGCCATGGACAAATTCAACTTCAACTTGCCCTACAACTCGTACTTCGGCGGAGTTTCCGCGCTGTCTAAAAGCCAATACCTGAAGATCAACGGCTTCCCGAACACCTACTGGGGCTGGGGGGGTGAGGACGACGATATCTACGGGCGAATCGTCTTCCGCGGCATGAGCATTTCTCGACCCGACTCCGTGATCGGAAAGTACAGGATGATCAAACATAACAGGGACCTGCACAATGAGGCTAATCCAGAGAATCCTGGTAAACTACGCCAAACCACACAGACCATGGACAAAGACGGCCTCAACTCTCTCAAATACACAGTCAAAGAGATTAAGAAGGACGTACTGTACACCTTCATCAACGTGGATATTGAGGCCCCGATAAAATGA